One Allostreptomyces psammosilenae DNA segment encodes these proteins:
- a CDS encoding DUF445 domain-containing protein, producing MRRMKLVATGFLAVATVVFVLARWAEASGAGPWAGYVQAAAEAGMVGALADWFAVTALFRRPLGLPIPHTAIIPTRKDAIGTSLADFVGDNFLSEEVIRRRLSGMGIGARLGGWLAEPANAERTTAELSTAVRGVLRVLRDEDVQTVIARAVTQRAARTQVSQPLGELLDRVVADGGHRGLVDLVCNQAHDWLVKHRDAVIDAVGSGAPGWTPRFVDERIGAAVHRELLRFVTDVRDDRQHAARGAVDRFLRDFANDLRNDPDTMMRTERLKIEALSRPELQQIVASAWRGLREMIESAAEEPESELRARLRDAVRGLGRRLAEDPRLQGKVDAWLEDAAAYLVSTYRGEITSLITDTVASWDAEDTSRKIETQVGRDLQFIRINGTVVGALAGLVIYTLSHL from the coding sequence CAGGTGGGCGGAGGCGTCGGGGGCCGGCCCGTGGGCCGGTTACGTGCAGGCGGCAGCGGAGGCGGGCATGGTGGGCGCGCTGGCCGACTGGTTCGCCGTCACGGCGCTGTTCCGACGGCCGCTCGGGCTGCCGATCCCGCACACCGCGATCATCCCCACCCGCAAGGACGCCATCGGCACCAGCCTCGCCGACTTCGTCGGTGACAACTTCCTCAGCGAGGAGGTCATCCGGCGGCGGCTGAGCGGGATGGGCATCGGGGCCCGACTGGGCGGCTGGCTGGCCGAGCCGGCCAACGCGGAGCGCACCACCGCCGAGCTGTCCACGGCGGTCCGCGGCGTCCTGCGGGTGCTGCGCGACGAGGACGTCCAGACGGTGATCGCCCGCGCGGTGACCCAGCGGGCGGCGCGCACCCAGGTGTCGCAGCCGCTCGGCGAGCTGCTGGACCGCGTCGTCGCCGACGGCGGCCACCGCGGGCTGGTGGACCTGGTGTGCAACCAGGCACACGACTGGCTGGTCAAGCACCGCGACGCGGTGATCGACGCGGTCGGCTCGGGCGCGCCCGGCTGGACGCCGAGGTTCGTCGACGAGCGGATCGGCGCGGCCGTCCACCGGGAACTGCTGCGCTTCGTGACCGACGTCCGTGACGACCGCCAGCACGCGGCGCGCGGCGCGGTGGACCGTTTCCTGCGCGACTTCGCCAACGACCTGCGCAACGACCCCGACACGATGATGCGGACGGAGCGGCTGAAGATCGAGGCGCTGTCGCGTCCGGAGCTCCAGCAGATCGTGGCCTCGGCGTGGCGCGGCCTGCGGGAGATGATCGAGTCCGCCGCGGAGGAGCCGGAGAGCGAGCTGCGGGCGCGGCTGCGCGACGCCGTGCGGGGCCTCGGCCGGCGGCTGGCCGAGGACCCCCGCCTCCAGGGCAAGGTCGACGCGTGGCTGGAGGACGCCGCCGCCTACCTGGTCTCCACCTACCGCGGCGAGATCACCTCGCTGATCACCGACACGGTGGCGAGCTGGGACGCGGAGGACACCTCCCGCAAGATCGAGACCCAGGTGGGCCGCGACCTCCAGTTCATCCGGATCAACGGCACCGTGGTGGGCGCCCTGGCGGGGCTGGTCATCTACACCCTCTCGCACCTGTAG
- a CDS encoding glycosyltransferase family 4 protein, with protein MDTLTRPAEGTRAPAREEAGPRDGGLSVASRRPPEPTPAHTALATATHTPHTALATATHTPHTALATATHATPATRPTTTPHPAGGMSPNGAAPPPTPPPTPTRPLRVAVVAESFLPSVNGVVNSVCRSVDHLVASGHDVVIVAPGPGPSHYRGVPVLRVHSLPVPFYRSFPVGLPVGRPLRRLLRGWAPDVLHVASPAVLGGTALRVAHRLGVPSVAVFQTDLAGFARRYRLGGGTRLIWRRLRRMHGRATRTLVPSTDTLRALREQRLPRLELWRRGVDAQRFHPSHRSSTLRRALAPGGEVLVGYVGRLSSDKRVHLLAPLTELPGVRVVVVGDGPARARLERLMPRAVFLGLLQGEELSRAYASLDVFVHTGADETFCQAVQEAMASGVPVVAPASGGPLDLVDDGRTGLLYPPDDAAALLAAVHRLTRSRATRRAMGDWGRRAVRERTWTAVGRQLEQHYREVLAQAAAGPG; from the coding sequence ATGGACACGCTGACCCGTCCGGCCGAGGGCACCCGTGCCCCCGCCCGCGAGGAGGCCGGGCCGCGCGATGGAGGACTCTCCGTCGCGTCGCGGAGACCTCCGGAGCCGACCCCCGCCCACACCGCCCTCGCGACCGCCACCCACACCCCCCACACCGCCCTCGCGACCGCCACCCACACCCCCCACACCGCCCTCGCGACCGCCACCCACGCCACGCCCGCCACGCGCCCCACCACAACCCCCCACCCGGCGGGCGGGATGTCCCCGAACGGCGCCGCCCCGCCGCCCACCCCGCCGCCCACCCCCACCCGGCCGCTGCGCGTCGCGGTGGTCGCCGAATCGTTCCTCCCCAGCGTCAACGGCGTCGTCAACTCGGTCTGCCGCAGCGTGGACCACCTGGTGGCCTCCGGCCACGACGTGGTGATCGTCGCCCCCGGACCCGGCCCCTCCCACTACCGGGGCGTGCCCGTGCTGCGGGTGCACAGCCTCCCGGTGCCCTTCTACCGCTCCTTCCCGGTCGGCCTCCCCGTCGGCCGCCCGCTGCGCCGCCTGCTGCGCGGCTGGGCGCCGGACGTCCTCCACGTCGCCTCGCCCGCCGTGCTCGGCGGCACGGCGCTGCGCGTCGCGCACCGCCTCGGAGTCCCCTCGGTCGCGGTCTTCCAGACGGACCTGGCGGGCTTCGCCCGCCGCTACCGGCTGGGCGGCGGCACCCGGCTGATCTGGCGGCGGCTGCGCCGCATGCACGGCAGGGCGACCCGCACCCTGGTGCCGTCCACCGACACCCTGCGCGCCCTGCGGGAGCAGCGGCTGCCCCGGCTGGAGCTGTGGCGGCGCGGCGTGGACGCCCAACGCTTCCACCCGAGCCACCGTTCCTCCACGCTGCGCCGCGCGCTGGCCCCCGGCGGCGAGGTGCTGGTGGGGTACGTGGGACGGCTGAGCAGCGACAAGCGGGTGCACCTGCTCGCCCCGCTGACGGAGCTTCCCGGCGTGCGGGTGGTGGTCGTGGGCGACGGCCCGGCGCGGGCCAGGTTGGAGCGCCTGATGCCGCGCGCGGTCTTCCTCGGCCTCCTCCAGGGGGAGGAGCTCTCGCGGGCCTACGCCTCCCTGGACGTCTTCGTGCACACCGGGGCGGACGAGACGTTCTGCCAGGCCGTGCAGGAGGCCATGGCCTCCGGAGTGCCGGTGGTGGCCCCCGCCTCGGGTGGTCCGCTGGACCTGGTGGACGACGGCCGTACCGGTCTGCTCTACCCGCCGGACGACGCCGCGGCGCTGCTCGCGGCGGTGCACCGGCTCACCCGCTCCCGGGCCACCCGGCGGGCGATGGGCGACTGGGGCCGGCGCGCCGTGCGGGAGCGCACCTGGACGGCGGTCGGCCGGCAGCTGGAGCAGCACTACCGGGAGGTGCTGGCGCAGGCCGCCGCCGGGCCCGGCTGA
- a CDS encoding DUF397 domain-containing protein produces MRSSHSRGDKRNCVQISFVDGMVALRGSRVPGQRPLVFTPGEYDAFVAGVVAGELRRPR; encoded by the coding sequence ATGCGCAGCAGTCACAGCCGCGGCGACAAGCGGAACTGCGTTCAGATCAGCTTCGTCGACGGCATGGTGGCGCTGCGCGGCTCCCGCGTCCCCGGTCAGCGGCCGCTGGTGTTCACCCCGGGCGAGTACGACGCGTTCGTCGCCGGAGTCGTCGCGGGCGAGCTGCGCCGGCCACGCTGA